One genomic window of Psychrobacillus sp. INOP01 includes the following:
- a CDS encoding DUF4393 domain-containing protein, whose protein sequence is MKDILGLGKLSANSLEVINLVYPDVAQPGLKKVGQSLETVLELCNTILLPLKLVNSNANVFFNHHMEKYRKKMEDIPEEELTVVHPSIGLKILDELLTVTNEDVSDLFVNLLTSASTKSGAKYAHPSFVEVIKNLGEDEAKIIIDIFHKEKIVKYVYLMKEDPQHGDVPLKDKINDISKLTSLIFEENSQFYMENLMKLGIIEDTSVYMLGEEDEFNSLEVLLKDNKEIYDNLIKQAQDKGEHKNLYISYRWGRYILNSYGESFVNSVTSKITNDSKTT, encoded by the coding sequence ATGAAAGATATATTAGGTTTGGGTAAATTAAGTGCCAATAGTCTTGAAGTGATAAATTTAGTATATCCTGATGTTGCACAACCGGGACTAAAAAAAGTAGGGCAATCATTAGAAACTGTCTTAGAGTTGTGTAATACAATACTATTGCCTTTGAAATTAGTAAACTCTAATGCAAATGTATTCTTTAACCACCATATGGAAAAATACCGGAAGAAGATGGAGGATATTCCTGAGGAAGAATTGACTGTAGTACATCCAAGTATTGGTTTGAAAATACTCGACGAATTATTGACTGTAACGAACGAAGATGTTTCAGATTTATTTGTTAATCTTTTAACAAGTGCATCAACTAAATCAGGAGCTAAGTATGCTCACCCGAGCTTTGTAGAGGTAATTAAAAATTTAGGTGAAGATGAAGCAAAAATAATTATTGATATATTTCACAAAGAAAAGATAGTTAAATATGTTTATTTAATGAAGGAAGATCCTCAACATGGAGACGTACCATTAAAGGATAAGATTAACGATATTTCAAAATTAACGAGTTTGATTTTTGAGGAAAATTCACAATTCTATATGGAAAACTTAATGAAGCTTGGGATAATAGAGGATACCAGTGTTTATATGCTTGGTGAGGAAGATGAATTTAATAGTTTAGAAGTTCTTTTGAAAGATAATAAAGAGATATATGATAATCTAATAAAACAAGCTCAAGATAAAGGAGAGCATAAAAATCTTTATATCAGTTATAGGTGGGGCCGATATATTTTAAATTCTTATGGAGAAAGTTTTGTTAATAGTGTTACCAGTAAAATTACTAATGATAGTAAAACAACATAA
- a CDS encoding holin family protein, with protein MGEFINLEHLDVVRFYLFGDVKFLHLLLVLMALDILIGVFKAIKNHNLWSRKSLFGYARKMLVLVVIVLANLMDQILGMNGAITYATVLFYIANEGLSILENCAELGVLVPANLAAKLKVVESQKVEAETFKKIISEELTGSKVDAQLEAAKESEK; from the coding sequence ATGGGAGAATTTATTAATTTGGAACATTTGGACGTAGTACGGTTTTATTTATTTGGGGACGTTAAATTTTTACATTTACTATTGGTGTTAATGGCTTTAGATATTTTGATAGGGGTATTCAAAGCGATTAAAAACCATAATCTATGGAGTCGAAAAAGCTTGTTTGGATACGCAAGAAAAATGTTGGTGTTAGTGGTCATCGTGCTAGCTAATTTAATGGATCAAATACTTGGAATGAACGGAGCGATTACATATGCTACCGTTCTTTTTTATATCGCAAATGAGGGTTTATCAATTCTTGAAAACTGTGCCGAACTTGGTGTATTAGTACCGGCAAATTTAGCGGCGAAATTAAAAGTCGTGGAATCACAAAAAGTCGAAGCTGAAACATTTAAAAAAATAATAAGTGAAGAATTAACAGGAAGTAAGGTAGACGCACAATTGGAAGCGGCGAAGGAAAGCGAAAAATAG